The DNA window ATTTTTTCTTGGTCTTGGTTTGTTTGTTTGGGAGCAGAGGAAAAGAACAAAACATAAAGAATCTTTTCTTTTCTCGACAGCCAAACAAACAAGGATaaaggaaaatgaaaaagataacTAAGCATATATTGCAAGTTGTAACCAAACATTGAACATGTGAATAAAAATAAGTCCGTGATTGTACCAATTTATtagattaaagaaaaaaaaattccttcTTTGACTATTGGAAAAAGACTAACATCTCATTAAATCTTGTAACCATGAAAAATATTCAACTTTGATTTTCATATAATAGAAATCTGATTTTCATATTTgcgaattaattaatataactaactaactaattcatttaaaataaattttagggCACAAGTTGTAGGTTGGCCGCCAATTCGGTCGTTCAGGAAAAATGTCATGGCTGTACAGAAAAACACTAGCGACGACGAGGGCGAAAAGGGCGCTGTCACATCCGCTGTAGCCGCCACGGCTACCTCCGGTAGCGGTAGTGGTGCTTTTGTGAAGGTTAGCATGGATGGTGCACCATACTTGAGAAAAGTGGACTTAAAATTGTACAAGAGCTACCAAGAACTTTCTGATGCCCTAGGCAAAATGTTCAGCTCCTTTACAATTGGTAATGATCAAATTATTGCCTACATTTGGAAATTCATTAAATTGTGTTAATAATAAGAATAATACTTCATAGTTAATTacacaattaattttgtttaataatgttttaatGAAGGTACTTGCGGACCACAAGGAATGAAGGATTTCATGAATGAGAGCAAGTTGATAGATGTTTTGAATAGTTCTGAATATGTGCCTAGTTATGAAGATAAAGATGGAGACTGGATGCTTGTAGGAGATGTGCCATGGGAGTAAGTTTTTGTTCATTTGATCCAACAGCGTtcataaaaacatattttataaatactGGTAACTCTCGGATAGAATATTCGAACGGAAAATCCATTATATAATGAACTATTGGTTCATATATCTACCattaatcataaaattaaaatttggttgATTAATCAAATTACTCACAATTCTTAATTTTTGCAGAATGTTTGTGAACTCATGCAAAAGATTAAGGATAATGAAAGGATCTGAAGCAATTGGACTTGGTAAGCATGATGGCTCAACTTGAAGTAATTAAAAGGGCtgattgtaaattttgtaactaaaataccaaattttaattttggtaatTTCAAATATCATTTTCCGATTTTTGGCAATGCAAAACCCATATcgaatttttgatatattttgttgATATGAACGTCATTAGTTCCAATGTCTACATCGACAAAgtacaaaaagttaaaaattgttGATGTTTGGAACTGTTAAATTTAGAAGTTGGTCGTGTAATTACAAAATATGCTGAAATTCTTAATCTTATTTGCAATTAACAATGTAAGTTGTTTCTTTTATTGCAGCTCCAAGAGCAGTGGAGAAATGCAAGAACAGAAGCTGAGGAAGTAGATTGATAATGGGTAAATTCCAATCTCACCAAGTCACTATGATCAAAGGGAAAAAGCATTGAGCAGGGAATTTGGATATGAATGTCTttttttctttagtttttttgggttttctcatgacatataaatatatatttggaGATAAATTAGAGACATGaagtaataaatattataaataggaGATGGTTATCAAACttgttaattatataaatattgttttGGTTTGATATGATATGATTTTCTTACAATTATATTGCCAAATGGCCAGCTTAATAATGAGCTGTGATgggtgtttttttatttttttggttccCTCCACCAAATTGTAATGTGTCTAATGgcatgtatttttatattaaagtgtattatttgatttcaattaaaataattggaTAATActagaatatttattttaagtgaGTGGTTCTGAAGGATTCATAAATAAAGTGATAAGACTGGAATAAACAAGCCCATGTGCTTGCTGTCTGTAAGGATATGGAATCTATTATATTTATCTTTGTCCTGTCTTTTCCCCACAACAACTCTTCTTTTTTTTAGTATCTGTTTATAGATTAACATCATTATTTCAACATTAGTACATATTTAAGAAttaaatacatatttaaaagtttaacaAATAAATGTGTTAaataatttgtaaattaattacattttatCATATGATTCTTACTGTGTAACTGatttaatattgttttatttaaaaaagttaaatcacTATTTTtgactttaaaaaaaaacaaagtaatcTCTAATTTTTGGTCAAATTGACTAAACCAActggttcgattttttttttcttttgatctgatcatgaggtgtcctgaacgggTTTTAACTATAAAACAATACCTTTAAAACTTTTACATTCAGATTAATCCCCACTCAAACCGGATAGGTCTCTTGTGGGAGGCAAAACTCTGgtcccaaattttaaacggctgcatatatgagtacggttcgaatcCGCGATCTCATTTAAGTtagaagagcgccttaccaactcatctacaTCTTGGGGTTGACCGGTTCGATTCTTTAACACTGATTTATACTCCTGCATAGACTAATAGAATTAAACACTCATACAATTATTCTTAACACAAcactaatagaattaaatatACTTGTTGATATGCAAAACATAAAACCAGGGATTGGTTTCTAAGAACCACTAACTACTTTACAGACTCCCCTTCTTTAgaaactatataaaaaattatgtgaTAATGACTGCCAcaacaattatttaattaaagtaGACTAAGTATTATTTTTGAACAAAGGTCCAATTTGCTCCCTATACTTAgtataaaagatcaaaagaatcGACATTATAGagtttcaataaaaaaaacccaacatatttattccataaaattcaAGAAAGAGTAATTCAGTTTcctttaataatatttaaataattcgCAACTAGAAAAACTATCATTCATAATTGTACAATTGCATAAAAATTATAGAGCGACTCACAGAAAGTAAGCTATGGgtttattttgtcaaaaataaatacTTCGActcttttaagttttttatgCCAATCCAGGGATTAAAACGAgcctttattcttttattttctagTTTACGAATTAGGATTCATATTGATTtaccaactaaaataaaattaggacTCATACTAATGAGTAGATCCACTaacaaaagagaaaaaagaggtTTTCATTGATCCGTTTTATATCATGCGCAGTCCAATTTAAGGAATTAAAGGTGTAATGATGCGTTGTTTGATTTTACAGAATGTTCCCTATCctatgaaataaaaatttaaaaagtattaaaatgaattttcaaagtttcatttttattttttcaatttacaaATATGATTACAGaagttaaaagttaaaatttaattgaaacgTCTTTAATAATCATGCTTAaatcttatttttataaatgtaacTTTTGTTGTATATCTTAAGTTTTGGTATTTCTAGCAATTGCTATTAAATTTAAACTCCATTTATGCaaagaaaattattttcatgctaaacttaatttaaaataaactaattttatcatgtttttttaaaatattagcatGTGTTTACAGTTTAGActgaacttttttaatttttatgagactatctaattttattttatttttactataatttattaattttttgtttctaATCACTTCAATTATCTCCATATTCAGTTGATTTTATATACTAATTCCGTAgttagaatattttttttaaaatttaacttcaaGATATAATTCTAAATTCTTCAATTTTCGGTGCTTGAagcagaaaaaaaaaagcaagtttaaagttaaaaataatcggaaacggaaaataaaataaataaatattgtacCGAggaattcttttaaaaattaaatcgattaaaaataataaataaaattgcaacaaaattgttaaattgaatagtattataaaattcaaaaaaattaatttaaaatacatacTCACACGataatttgcatttttttacaatttaaagtataatagaattaaaaaaactagTAGAAAAGAATGATACAGTTATGGTGACAGCACATGCATCAAAGTCAAAAGTCGAGAAAAATAACTTTTGCTTCAAAATAGAAGTTCATatattttgtaaaagtttgacgcGACCTTTTCTGATTATAGTGAATGAATTTTTTGTAACACcagattaaatttttttaaataaatattttgatgattaataattttttttcttctaaaatataatttaaacataCTCAATTTAAATTGTTgattatgattatttttttgtaaaaaattcaTCCGCTTGGCGTGTTTAATActgatattttaaatataaaaattgattgatcaaccattttataaaatttaatatttaaagcaACACCcgttcatttaaaaaaaattataaaacttataAATATGTATCCTGTTAAAGCATAATTGTCATGTAgtttttttattcatataatgaaaatttatacatatattattttttgttaatctAAAACAGTCTTGTGCAAATCAAACTAATATTATTGTAATACAAAAGATACGATTAAAGGTATTTaagacaattttaaaataaaataaaataatttttttattgttaggataatattatatttaaaatctctgattttatcattttagtGTGCGATAGTATTTTTGTGTTATACATGTTCTCTTTATCATTAAAATTAGCATCAATAACAATGCAAATCACCTTTATATTTGGtattttcattataaaatgataattttgatttttagaaATATCTAACTTATTTGAAAAGCAAAACTCATGCTTTTTATGTGATGTTGAAGAATAAGCTATTTTTAGGTTGgattatatctaattttatcaatagattatattataaattattttaaatttatatcaaaactgATCAAGTGATAAgttttactttaattataaacagtaaaattaaataaaaactaaaataaattagatcTTGGAGAATAGGGAGATAatatttggccaaaaatgaaaagaaaagaaaaacacatCCTGAACGAACATATGCGAGAGAGACTATGCAGCCAGGGTTTTTCAGTATTCTTTGCTTTGCAacttaaaacatttataaaaatatatgaataattaatttaaatattacattttaaaggtttaatcacaaaaaaaaccccatcttttagtcccttttcagttgcaccctgacgttccAATTTTAtcagctgcaccctaattcgcataTTTagatttcaattccaccctcaaaatcaaattggactctttttcactcgggaaaaattcataaaaacccttataaagtactcgtttgaactcttttctatacaaaaagttaaaaatggatgacttattttaactttttccaaatgaaaaagagatcaatttagtatttgagtgtgaaattgaaaaccaaaggtgcaaattagggtgcaactgacaaaattgcaacgtcagggtgcatttaaaaaggggctaaaagatgGGGTTTTTTGTGGTGATTAAGCTTATTTTAAATTACAGACAAAAATTTCCAACATACCCGTATTTAGCTGAGATGTTCTTTCTCAATCAAGATGGATGGGTTGGGTGTCGACCAGGGCAATTGGTTTAATGACACCCATAAAAAGTCCAAAAATGTTGCCTGTAAAGCCATCATATTTAAGATTATTTGGTTCAATaaattttgagagaattttaatccaaatggaaattattttgttatttatatcCTGTCAAACAATTACATCGGAACAAAATTGAGATTTtcttatcaaaaaatataaaatttaattagtttttagttttttatatcACTATACTCATTTTTCGAATTCGACCAACTCAATGTTCTACTAAAAGGCAGaattaacattataaaaaataattatcatgaaaatttaaatgcaaaataaattaaaattgattcttttttgaaaatttcagttaaaattaaaaatgtagcTAATATTTAGTTTTTCTAAATCATTAAGCTCAATGTGATGTCTCAAGCATTTGTTTATTGTGCGAGAGTGATGCTGAGTCTGTACcccatttgttttgtaattgtgCCTTTGTTTCTAGTTGTTTGTTGCTGGTAGGTATTCAATGCAATAATCGTGTCTGGAATTCTGTTTTGGAATTCTT is part of the Mercurialis annua linkage group LG3, ddMerAnnu1.2, whole genome shotgun sequence genome and encodes:
- the LOC126674166 gene encoding auxin-responsive protein IAA16; protein product: MTSLASAERDNYMMINFEETELRLGLPGGGKSSNGGDTEIAKSIGNGKRGFSETVDLKLNLSTKKDINVGEEKMKEKAVNDPAKPPAKAQVVGWPPIRSFRKNVMAVQKNTSDDEGEKGAVTSAVAATATSGSGSGAFVKVSMDGAPYLRKVDLKLYKSYQELSDALGKMFSSFTIGTCGPQGMKDFMNESKLIDVLNSSEYVPSYEDKDGDWMLVGDVPWEMFVNSCKRLRIMKGSEAIGLAPRAVEKCKNRS